In one Bacillota bacterium genomic region, the following are encoded:
- a CDS encoding phytanoyl-CoA dioxygenase family protein gives MLTGKKLYALTPEQVQFYRENGYLLLKSVFTREEAQYLRDEAHALIHRLAQVYSENGINAAWGSAREVTSLPTQLLHCHNAQYHSAAFARLMLDSRLTDRIADLIGENIQLHHTKLFIKPPEKGAPFPMHQDYPYFPHEKHTMLAAIVHFDDAPIEKGCVCIVPGSHKLGPLEHDPQGGWHLPVQQYPLDKAVPVPAEAGDVIVFSYLTIHGSGVNTTQEARTTLLIQMRDPTDHPTVLTHLSRGQGLMLRGIDPEADAGPGTDSRSRFLASQEPEAALI, from the coding sequence ATGTTGACCGGCAAGAAGCTGTACGCGCTCACGCCCGAACAGGTGCAGTTCTACCGCGAAAACGGCTACCTGTTACTGAAATCGGTATTCACTCGCGAGGAGGCGCAGTATCTGCGCGACGAGGCGCACGCGCTCATCCATCGGCTGGCGCAGGTGTACTCGGAAAACGGGATCAACGCCGCATGGGGCAGTGCGCGTGAAGTTACCAGTCTCCCCACCCAGTTGCTGCACTGCCATAACGCGCAGTACCACAGCGCGGCGTTCGCGCGACTGATGCTGGACTCGCGTTTGACCGACCGCATCGCCGACCTCATCGGCGAGAACATCCAGCTGCATCACACCAAGCTCTTCATCAAGCCGCCGGAGAAAGGCGCGCCCTTCCCAATGCACCAGGACTACCCCTACTTCCCCCACGAAAAACACACCATGCTGGCAGCCATTGTACATTTCGACGACGCGCCCATCGAGAAGGGGTGCGTTTGCATCGTGCCGGGCAGCCACAAGCTGGGGCCATTGGAGCATGACCCACAGGGGGGCTGGCATCTGCCGGTGCAACAGTATCCGCTGGATAAGGCGGTTCCCGTGCCAGCAGAGGCGGGCGACGTAATCGTGTTCAGCTACCTGACCATTCATGGCTCTGGCGTCAACACGACCCAGGAAGCGCGCACGACCCTGCTCATCCAGATGCGCGACCCCACCGACCACCCGACCGTGCTGACCCATCTTTCCCGAGGTCAGGGGCTGATGTTGCGCGGCATAGACCCAGAAGCAGACGCGGGACCGGGCACTGACTCGCGGTCGCGCTTCCTCGCCTCTCAAGAGCCTGAAGCTGCCCTGATTTAG